Proteins co-encoded in one Leucobacter exalbidus genomic window:
- a CDS encoding amino acid ABC transporter ATP-binding protein: MTGEQTTSAANPRTSPVLDVRGVVKTFGDQPVLRGIDLTVDKHEVVVLIGASGSGKSTLLKTINLLEQVDDGQIMLGDTDITDPSANTDKVRARIGVVFQHYNLFPHMNVLDNVTLAARKVFGTPRAQAEARGLELLARIGLGDKAKEFPDRLSGGQQQRVAIARAIATDPELLLLDEITSALDPQLVGEVLDMVGELKRAGSTIVMATHEMSFARRVADRVVYLKDGVIIESGTPEEIFERPQRAETREFLARLRDPFAP; the protein is encoded by the coding sequence ATGACCGGCGAACAGACCACTTCAGCGGCAAATCCCCGCACTTCACCCGTGCTCGACGTGCGCGGGGTCGTAAAAACGTTTGGCGACCAACCGGTGCTGCGTGGCATCGACCTCACCGTCGACAAGCACGAGGTCGTCGTGCTCATCGGGGCTTCGGGCTCGGGCAAGTCGACGCTGCTGAAAACGATCAACCTGCTCGAGCAAGTTGATGACGGCCAGATCATGCTCGGCGACACCGATATCACTGACCCGAGCGCTAACACCGACAAAGTGCGTGCGCGCATCGGCGTGGTATTTCAGCACTACAACCTGTTTCCCCACATGAACGTGCTCGACAACGTCACCCTCGCGGCCCGCAAGGTGTTTGGCACCCCGCGCGCACAGGCCGAGGCCCGCGGCCTCGAGCTGCTCGCCCGCATCGGCCTGGGCGACAAAGCCAAAGAGTTTCCCGATCGACTCTCGGGCGGCCAGCAGCAGCGCGTGGCGATCGCGCGCGCGATCGCCACTGATCCGGAGCTGTTATTGCTCGATGAGATCACGAGCGCCCTCGATCCGCAGCTCGTGGGCGAGGTGCTTGACATGGTGGGGGAGCTGAAGCGCGCCGGATCAACGATCGTGATGGCGACCCATGAGATGTCGTTTGCGCGTCGAGTGGCTGACCGGGTGGTGTATTTGAAGGACGGGGTGATCATCGAGTCGGGCACCCCCGAGGAGATCTTCGAGCGCCCCCAGCGCGCAGAAACACGCGAGTTTTTGGCGCGGCTGCGCGACCCGTTCGCGCCGTAA
- a CDS encoding DMT family transporter → MTALDHQVAAARPQKQASGRHWAVLFASAILEAVWALALDASAGFTVLWPSVVFVIACALSMVGLAYAMRGIAVSVAYAIWTGTGAALTVAVSMLAGAEDPSVLKLLFLAGIIGCVIGLKFARDPQQP, encoded by the coding sequence ATGACCGCGTTGGATCACCAGGTAGCTGCTGCCCGCCCCCAGAAACAGGCCAGCGGCCGCCACTGGGCGGTGCTATTTGCAAGTGCCATCCTCGAAGCGGTGTGGGCGCTCGCGCTCGACGCTTCAGCCGGCTTCACCGTGCTGTGGCCATCGGTCGTGTTTGTGATTGCGTGCGCGCTCAGCATGGTCGGGCTCGCGTACGCGATGCGCGGCATCGCCGTGAGCGTGGCCTACGCGATCTGGACGGGCACCGGGGCGGCGCTCACTGTCGCGGTCTCGATGCTCGCGGGCGCCGAAGACCCCTCGGTACTCAAGCTGCTGTTTCTCGCCGGCATCATCGGCTGCGTGATCGGGCTGAAGTTTGCCCGCGACCCGCAGCAGCCTTAG
- a CDS encoding amidohydrolase family protein translates to MSSQQEIVVYSAALVFPVTSPRIADGAVAVLGKRILHVGDRRWVLEALEERGAQYREEHWDGVLAPGLVNGHTHLQYTHMAEVANRNYRGFDDWGDAFDAVYERVGHDWAAAAADGAALSLAAGVTAAADVVTDREALSALHTAGMHGIAYWEVYGADNAGWTNEAKDAVREQIRSIPSPPGAGVSPHAPYSLDVQPLLELPDIVREEGLRLHIHLAEAHMEREFDGIDGYAGPGGHGSWPSLGADSFRALRSHGIGVSSTQFVDHLGVLGPDCHIAHGVYVSAEDRALLRARGTSVALCPRSNEVIGLDMPPVAAYLREGNQIAVGTDSLSSSPSLDLLADVGKLYRVARDQGYRGDDLHQRLFGAATLGGAAALGLHVGKNRIGQLGVGAMADLAFFDVPTHNPDVALAELVEAGAGRARRTIVAGVEKYNVTSG, encoded by the coding sequence GTGAGCTCCCAGCAAGAAATCGTCGTGTACAGCGCGGCCCTCGTATTTCCCGTGACCAGCCCCCGCATCGCCGATGGGGCGGTCGCGGTGCTGGGTAAGCGCATTTTGCACGTCGGCGACCGCCGCTGGGTGCTCGAAGCGCTTGAAGAGCGCGGCGCGCAGTACCGCGAAGAGCACTGGGACGGCGTGCTCGCCCCCGGGCTCGTCAACGGGCACACCCACCTGCAGTACACCCACATGGCCGAGGTTGCCAACCGCAACTACCGCGGGTTTGACGACTGGGGCGACGCGTTCGACGCCGTGTACGAACGCGTCGGGCACGACTGGGCTGCTGCGGCCGCTGACGGGGCGGCCCTGAGCCTGGCCGCAGGCGTCACCGCCGCGGCCGACGTTGTAACCGACCGCGAAGCCCTCTCAGCCCTGCACACCGCGGGAATGCACGGCATCGCCTACTGGGAGGTGTACGGCGCCGATAACGCGGGCTGGACGAACGAAGCCAAAGACGCGGTGCGCGAGCAGATTCGCTCGATTCCCTCGCCCCCCGGCGCCGGAGTTTCGCCGCACGCCCCATACTCGCTTGACGTGCAGCCGCTGCTCGAGCTGCCCGACATCGTGCGCGAGGAAGGCCTGCGCCTGCACATTCACCTCGCCGAGGCGCACATGGAGCGTGAGTTCGACGGCATCGACGGGTACGCCGGCCCCGGCGGGCACGGCTCGTGGCCGTCGCTCGGCGCCGACAGCTTTCGGGCGCTGCGCTCGCACGGCATCGGCGTCTCATCGACCCAGTTCGTCGACCACCTGGGCGTGCTCGGCCCCGACTGCCACATCGCCCACGGCGTGTACGTCAGCGCTGAAGACCGCGCCCTGCTGCGCGCCCGCGGCACGAGCGTCGCCCTGTGCCCCCGCTCCAACGAGGTCATCGGGCTCGATATGCCCCCGGTGGCGGCCTACCTGCGCGAGGGCAACCAGATCGCGGTGGGCACCGACTCGCTCTCGTCGTCACCCTCGCTCGACCTGCTCGCCGACGTCGGCAAGCTATACCGGGTCGCCCGCGACCAGGGATACCGCGGCGACGACCTGCACCAGCGCCTGTTTGGTGCGGCGACGCTCGGCGGCGCCGCGGCACTCGGTCTGCACGTGGGCAAGAACCGGATCGGGCAGCTTGGCGTCGGCGCCATGGCTGACCTCGCGTTCTTCGACGTGCCCACCCACAACCCCGATGTCGCCCTCGCCGAGCTCGTGGAGGCCGGCGCGGGTCGCGCCCGGCGCACCATCGTGGCCGGTGTTGAAAAATACAACGTCACCTCGGGCTAA
- a CDS encoding DMT family transporter has translation MALAWIILILSGMLEAVWATALDATQGFRRLWPSVIFAVSVIASMAGLSYALHEIPVGTAYAVWVGIGAVLTTAWAFITGADRVTLARVLLLAGLIACVAGLKAVS, from the coding sequence ATGGCACTCGCCTGGATCATTCTAATTTTGAGCGGCATGCTTGAGGCGGTCTGGGCGACCGCGCTCGATGCGACTCAGGGCTTTCGTCGGCTGTGGCCCTCGGTTATTTTTGCGGTGTCGGTGATCGCGAGCATGGCGGGGCTTTCGTATGCGCTGCACGAGATCCCCGTGGGCACGGCCTACGCCGTATGGGTGGGCATCGGTGCGGTGCTCACCACGGCGTGGGCATTCATCACCGGCGCCGACCGCGTCACACTCGCCCGCGTACTGTTGCTGGCCGGGCTGATTGCCTGTGTTGCTGGCCTGAAGGCGGTGAGCTGA
- a CDS encoding PLP-dependent aminotransferase family protein produces the protein MGIAGELPITLDRSGSATLPAQVAAGLRDAIDRDMLRPGESLPSTRDLAARLDVARGVIVAAYEQLVAEGYLLSGHGRGTVVHPRLDRARAGQHGEPVDATEATALPAALPAHGPLAPGTPLADAVDRPAWRSAWRHAATLAHLAAPELGDPRLREEIAEHLRQMRGTRRSPADVIVTAGARDGLSLLLTALGTTRGRALVVGVEDPGYPSLRQVAARHGARIVALPVDADGLVTTSLPTGVLDVVIVTPSHQYPLGGSLPLTRRRELLDWATRTGVVIVEDDYDSELRHVGSPLPTLTALDDPETGTVVLLGTFSKTLSPALAAGFLLAPRGLRRLIEPVRSDLGGPVSAVVQAALARYLSEGELRRHIARMRRRYARRRDLLSERLAGQPGWRVRPTSGGLHAVIELTPGSTAREQRVLELADAAGLGAVGLSSYWEASNVAGSTGLVIGMGGPDDDGFDRALTVLRRVLAA, from the coding sequence ATGGGTATCGCGGGCGAATTGCCGATCACGCTGGATCGCTCAGGCAGCGCCACGCTGCCCGCGCAGGTTGCGGCGGGGCTGCGTGACGCCATTGACCGCGACATGCTGCGCCCGGGGGAGTCGCTGCCGTCAACGCGCGACCTGGCCGCGCGTCTCGACGTCGCCCGCGGCGTGATTGTGGCCGCATACGAGCAACTCGTGGCCGAGGGCTACCTGCTCTCGGGGCACGGCCGCGGCACCGTCGTGCACCCGAGGCTTGATCGTGCGCGCGCAGGTCAGCACGGTGAGCCAGTCGATGCAACCGAGGCCACTGCGCTGCCCGCGGCGCTGCCGGCTCACGGCCCGCTTGCGCCCGGCACCCCGCTCGCCGACGCGGTGGACCGGCCAGCGTGGCGTTCGGCCTGGCGGCACGCGGCGACGCTCGCGCACCTCGCCGCCCCCGAGCTCGGCGACCCCCGGCTGCGCGAGGAGATCGCCGAGCACCTGCGCCAAATGCGTGGTACTCGCCGTTCACCCGCCGACGTGATCGTCACCGCGGGCGCGCGCGATGGGTTGTCGCTGCTGCTCACCGCGCTGGGCACCACGCGTGGCCGGGCGCTCGTGGTGGGTGTGGAGGATCCAGGGTATCCGTCGCTGCGTCAGGTGGCCGCGCGTCACGGTGCCCGCATCGTGGCGCTGCCGGTGGATGCCGACGGTCTTGTGACCACGTCGCTACCGACCGGGGTGCTTGATGTCGTGATCGTGACGCCGAGTCACCAGTACCCACTGGGCGGTTCGCTGCCACTGACGCGGCGCCGCGAACTGCTCGACTGGGCCACCCGCACGGGCGTGGTGATCGTGGAAGACGATTACGATTCTGAGCTGCGTCACGTGGGCAGTCCGCTGCCTACGCTCACCGCGCTTGACGACCCCGAGACCGGCACCGTGGTGCTGCTGGGCACGTTCTCAAAAACGCTGTCACCGGCGCTGGCGGCCGGCTTTCTGCTGGCCCCGCGCGGGCTGCGGCGGCTCATTGAGCCGGTGCGGTCAGACCTCGGCGGCCCCGTCTCTGCGGTCGTACAAGCGGCGCTTGCGCGCTACCTGTCTGAGGGCGAGCTGCGCCGGCACATCGCACGCATGCGTCGCCGGTATGCGCGCCGCCGCGACCTGCTCTCTGAGCGCCTCGCCGGGCAGCCCGGGTGGCGGGTGCGCCCAACGAGCGGCGGCCTGCACGCCGTCATCGAGCTCACCCCCGGCAGCACCGCACGAGAACAACGAGTGCTCGAGCTCGCTGACGCCGCGGGGCTCGGCGCGGTGGGGCTCAGTAGCTACTGGGAAGCCAGCAACGTGGCGGGCTCCACCGGATTGGTGATCGGCATGGGCGGGCCCGACGATGACGGCTTTGACCGGGCGCTCACGGTGCTGCGCCGGGTGCTCGCGGCGTAA
- a CDS encoding ABC transporter substrate-binding protein, with the protein MSRTSRVVAAVAAGAAALLVLSACTSGAADSAEIGSVTEGKLTIATGEPAYAPWMIDNTPENGEGFESAVAYAVAEEMGYTAEDVVWIRTPFESAIAPGPKEFDLNMQQFSATPERENAVDFSSPYYVTTQAIVANAGSEAANAKSIKDLDGTVFGVASGTTSFTAAEKVFGDTAKVQVFNNLDDVVAALQNGNIDALVTDLPGAFYVRDAQLDDGVIVGQLADEAGDEFAFLLPKGSNLTKPVSDAVDTLREDGTLDELAAEWIADQGAPVLK; encoded by the coding sequence ATGTCTCGTACGTCTCGCGTTGTTGCCGCGGTCGCCGCTGGCGCTGCCGCCCTGCTTGTCCTTTCCGCCTGCACCAGCGGTGCCGCAGACTCTGCCGAGATTGGTTCGGTTACCGAGGGCAAACTCACTATCGCGACGGGCGAACCCGCGTACGCGCCGTGGATGATCGATAACACCCCCGAAAATGGCGAGGGCTTCGAATCGGCCGTGGCCTACGCCGTGGCAGAGGAGATGGGCTATACCGCCGAGGACGTCGTGTGGATTCGTACCCCGTTCGAGTCGGCCATCGCGCCCGGCCCGAAGGAGTTCGACCTGAACATGCAGCAGTTCTCGGCGACGCCCGAGCGCGAGAACGCGGTTGATTTCTCCTCGCCGTACTATGTCACCACCCAGGCCATCGTCGCGAATGCGGGCAGCGAAGCCGCGAACGCAAAGTCGATCAAGGATCTTGACGGCACCGTCTTCGGTGTCGCTTCGGGCACCACGTCATTCACGGCCGCCGAGAAGGTCTTCGGCGACACCGCCAAAGTGCAGGTGTTCAACAACCTCGATGACGTGGTCGCTGCGCTGCAGAACGGCAACATCGACGCGCTCGTGACCGACCTGCCCGGTGCGTTCTACGTACGTGATGCGCAGCTCGATGACGGTGTCATCGTGGGCCAGCTCGCCGATGAGGCGGGCGACGAATTCGCCTTCCTACTGCCGAAGGGCTCGAACCTCACCAAGCCCGTCTCTGACGCGGTCGATACGCTGCGCGAAGACGGCACCCTCGACGAGCTCGCCGCAGAGTGGATTGCTGACCAGGGTGCACCCGTGCTGAAGTAA
- a CDS encoding metal-dependent transcriptional regulator codes for MSVDEISPSMQNYLKVIWGLQEWSEAPVSNSAIAEAAGVRLSTVSDALRKLSDLEFIGHARYGSVTLTDAGRQHAVAMIRRHRLLETFLVDMLGYEWDEVHDEADRLEHAVSDQLIDRVDRALGYPTRDPHGDPIPSADGRVHRPDAAPLSQFTGPGRVRVERISDSDNEMLQYFASRGLVVDVLLDVLPGEPYSETVTVSVNGAEAVRLGPAAAAAVWVSVGATDETPAAD; via the coding sequence GTGAGCGTTGACGAAATTTCCCCCAGCATGCAGAACTACCTGAAGGTTATTTGGGGCCTGCAAGAGTGGTCTGAGGCACCCGTCTCAAACTCGGCCATCGCCGAAGCCGCGGGGGTGCGACTTTCGACCGTCTCAGACGCGCTGCGCAAACTCTCCGATCTCGAGTTCATCGGGCACGCTCGCTACGGCAGCGTCACCCTCACCGATGCTGGCCGGCAGCACGCCGTCGCCATGATCAGGCGGCACCGGTTGCTCGAAACCTTTCTCGTCGACATGCTCGGGTATGAGTGGGATGAAGTGCATGACGAAGCCGACCGGCTCGAACACGCGGTCTCCGACCAGCTGATCGACCGGGTTGACCGTGCGCTGGGGTACCCCACCCGTGACCCGCACGGCGACCCGATTCCCAGCGCCGATGGCCGGGTGCACCGGCCCGACGCGGCGCCGCTGTCTCAGTTCACGGGGCCGGGCAGGGTGCGCGTCGAGCGCATCTCTGATTCAGACAACGAGATGCTGCAGTACTTCGCGAGCCGCGGGCTCGTGGTCGACGTGCTGCTCGACGTGCTGCCCGGTGAACCCTACTCAGAGACCGTCACAGTGAGCGTGAACGGTGCCGAAGCGGTGCGGCTGGGCCCCGCGGCCGCGGCCGCGGTGTGGGTTTCGGTGGGCGCTACCGACGAAACCCCCGCAGCCGACTAA
- a CDS encoding adenosylhomocysteinase, translated as MTLAGDSAALAIERAVRAAARSGNRLLSGSTALVSVTDDLARTTLQHALARMGVRAALPGHPADFVFVDTSDAAEFAASDAAADSSLPAVVVALDGGIVSPRGTDPAARIAWAERGMPATAALARELAQGMVGGAAPRVAVSLVLEPKTAAFTLTLAAARCDVAVFSAVSETDPEIARELAKDGRVAVFAPTDETSSSRIKSVDAAHAAAILEWAPDYLIDDGSHLIRLAHTERPDALDWLVGAAEETTSGVRPLLEMVQQGDLRIPVIAVNDARTKTGFDNLIGTGQSCVFAIADVLDAAGWHAPAQQHRDDGATYAGLHGTRWTVIGYGPVGVGTARFAAALGATVTVVERDPVRALDALHDGFEARSMADALATADVVVSATGVWHTLGRTHFAAMRPGTAVAVAGGIDDELALDELRAAGWTMAPIGSPASALEEWRAPDATAGPYVVAGGGGVNYTAGEGNPIEVMDLSFATQLAALARLMRERPAPGVHALSAAEERLVARAALAARGGSADADPESTRAGGAAQPWPIHRYRTHNIEQ; from the coding sequence ATGACGCTCGCGGGGGATTCGGCCGCGCTCGCGATCGAGCGTGCGGTGCGCGCCGCGGCGCGATCGGGCAACCGGCTGCTCTCGGGCAGCACCGCGCTCGTCTCGGTGACCGATGACCTCGCGCGCACCACCCTGCAGCATGCGCTCGCACGCATGGGCGTGCGGGCAGCATTACCGGGCCACCCAGCAGACTTCGTGTTTGTTGACACCAGCGATGCAGCAGAGTTTGCTGCGTCTGACGCTGCGGCCGACTCAAGCCTCCCCGCCGTGGTCGTGGCCCTCGACGGCGGCATCGTGTCACCGCGTGGAACCGACCCGGCTGCGCGCATCGCATGGGCCGAGCGCGGCATGCCCGCCACCGCCGCCCTCGCCCGCGAACTTGCGCAGGGCATGGTGGGCGGCGCCGCGCCGCGCGTGGCCGTGAGCCTAGTGCTCGAGCCCAAGACCGCGGCGTTTACGCTGACGCTCGCGGCAGCGAGGTGTGACGTCGCGGTGTTCAGTGCGGTGTCAGAGACCGATCCCGAGATCGCACGCGAGCTTGCCAAAGACGGCAGGGTCGCCGTGTTCGCCCCCACCGATGAGACCTCAAGCTCGCGCATCAAGAGTGTTGATGCGGCGCACGCCGCCGCCATCTTGGAGTGGGCCCCCGACTACCTCATTGACGACGGTTCACACCTGATCAGGCTTGCACACACTGAGCGCCCTGACGCCCTAGACTGGCTGGTCGGTGCGGCTGAAGAAACCACGAGTGGGGTGCGGCCGCTGCTCGAAATGGTGCAGCAGGGTGATCTGCGCATTCCCGTGATCGCGGTCAATGATGCGCGCACCAAAACCGGGTTTGACAACCTCATTGGCACGGGGCAATCGTGCGTGTTCGCGATCGCCGATGTGCTCGACGCCGCTGGCTGGCACGCGCCCGCACAGCAGCACCGTGACGACGGCGCCACTTACGCAGGGCTCCACGGCACACGGTGGACCGTGATCGGGTACGGCCCCGTGGGCGTGGGCACCGCGCGGTTTGCCGCGGCGCTGGGCGCGACGGTCACCGTGGTTGAACGCGATCCGGTGCGCGCCCTCGACGCCCTGCACGACGGATTCGAAGCGCGCAGCATGGCTGACGCGCTCGCTACTGCAGACGTGGTGGTGAGCGCGACCGGTGTGTGGCACACGCTCGGGCGCACGCACTTCGCCGCGATGCGCCCGGGCACCGCGGTCGCGGTCGCCGGCGGCATCGACGACGAACTCGCGCTCGACGAACTGCGCGCCGCGGGCTGGACGATGGCACCTATCGGATCGCCCGCATCCGCGCTCGAAGAGTGGCGCGCACCCGATGCGACCGCCGGCCCCTATGTGGTCGCGGGCGGCGGTGGCGTGAACTATACCGCGGGGGAGGGCAACCCCATCGAAGTGATGGATCTGTCGTTTGCCACGCAGCTCGCAGCACTCGCGAGGCTGATGCGCGAGCGCCCGGCGCCCGGCGTGCACGCGCTTTCTGCGGCTGAGGAGCGGCTCGTGGCTCGGGCGGCGCTCGCAGCGCGCGGCGGCAGCGCCGACGCAGATCCGGAATCTACGCGTGCCGGAGGCGCCGCGCAGCCGTGGCCCATCCACCGCTACCGCACGCACAACATCGAGCAATAA
- a CDS encoding asparagine synthase encodes MFGRSKKRKSSGSRGLRRLPKRVLAPVEEIVEQGLLVADVAVRMTVKNTIIMNALKRNVDYDATQINTMVHDSCVDLAEERERDARHIARMRNEIRDTGRSSWSESDYGNDDNRTLRHRQEVYEQVAEELHKRASDPTYLEETAERARQAAWHEIGGSLADRATQPYYSGNYNDEYGSERDSRIQQLIEKDLTSLIREQAAKAAGESGETLSDAPKKRIFKRKDRSASAS; translated from the coding sequence GTGTTCGGCAGATCGAAGAAACGCAAGAGCAGTGGTTCTCGAGGGCTGCGTCGACTTCCTAAGCGCGTGCTCGCTCCGGTCGAAGAGATCGTTGAGCAGGGCCTGCTGGTCGCCGATGTGGCCGTGCGCATGACCGTGAAAAACACGATCATCATGAACGCGTTGAAGCGCAACGTCGATTATGACGCGACGCAGATCAACACGATGGTGCACGACTCATGCGTAGATCTTGCTGAAGAGCGCGAGCGCGACGCTCGTCACATTGCGCGCATGCGCAACGAAATTCGTGACACCGGGCGCAGCTCGTGGAGCGAATCAGACTACGGCAACGACGATAACCGCACGCTGCGGCACCGCCAAGAAGTGTATGAGCAAGTGGCTGAAGAGCTGCACAAGCGCGCTTCTGACCCGACCTATTTGGAAGAGACCGCTGAGCGCGCCCGTCAAGCTGCGTGGCACGAGATTGGCGGGTCACTTGCTGACCGCGCCACTCAGCCCTATTACAGCGGTAACTACAACGACGAGTACGGCAGCGAGCGAGACAGCCGTATTCAGCAGCTCATCGAGAAAGACCTCACCTCGTTGATCCGGGAGCAGGCGGCGAAGGCCGCGGGCGAGAGTGGCGAAACGCTGAGCGACGCGCCCAAGAAGCGCATCTTCAAACGTAAAGACCGCAGCGCCTCGGCGAGCTAA
- a CDS encoding DNA-methyltransferase: MSESWDSLGPNQVYAGDNLPILKSLPSESFQLIYLDPPFNTGRERHTERVRGVRAEVEDGGRLGFRGQGYAVTRERTISFDDRFRDYWSFLEPRMEEAWRLLAPDGMLYLHLDYREVHYAKVMLDAMFGPDCFVNEIIWAYDYGGRTKRRWPTKHDNILVYAKDPDRYFFNAEAVDREPYMAPGLVTPEKAALGKLPTDVWWHTIVSPTGKERTGYPTQKPLGIMRRIIQASSRPGDWVLDPFAGSGTTGAAAEELYRRFVLIDDNPEAAKVMLRRFTNPEMHFIVK, translated from the coding sequence GTGAGTGAAAGCTGGGATTCCCTGGGCCCAAACCAGGTCTACGCGGGCGACAACCTGCCCATTTTGAAGTCGTTGCCGTCTGAATCGTTTCAGCTGATCTACCTCGACCCGCCCTTTAACACGGGTCGCGAGCGGCACACCGAGCGCGTGCGCGGCGTGCGCGCCGAGGTGGAAGACGGCGGCCGGCTCGGCTTTCGCGGGCAGGGCTACGCGGTTACCCGCGAGCGCACCATCTCGTTCGACGACCGCTTTCGCGACTACTGGTCGTTCCTCGAACCGCGCATGGAAGAGGCGTGGCGCCTGCTTGCCCCAGACGGCATGCTGTATCTGCACCTCGACTACCGCGAGGTGCACTACGCGAAGGTGATGCTCGACGCCATGTTTGGCCCCGATTGCTTCGTGAACGAGATCATTTGGGCGTACGACTATGGCGGGCGCACCAAGCGGCGCTGGCCCACCAAGCACGACAATATTCTGGTGTATGCCAAAGATCCGGATCGATACTTTTTCAACGCCGAGGCCGTTGATCGCGAGCCGTACATGGCACCCGGGCTGGTGACGCCCGAGAAAGCCGCGCTGGGTAAATTGCCCACCGATGTGTGGTGGCATACGATCGTGTCACCCACGGGCAAGGAGCGCACGGGGTATCCGACGCAGAAGCCGCTGGGCATTATGCGCCGCATCATTCAGGCGTCGTCGCGGCCCGGTGATTGGGTGCTTGACCCGTTTGCGGGCAGTGGCACCACGGGCGCTGCCGCCGAAGAGCTGTACCGCCGGTTCGTGCTGATCGACGATAACCCCGAGGCCGCCAAGGTGATGCTGCGGCGGTTCACGAACCCCGAAATGCACTTCATTGTGAAGTAG
- a CDS encoding DUF488 domain-containing protein, with translation MDVRIKRVYAAPAASDGLRVLVDRLWPRGLTRERAAIDLQCAAVAPSTALRRSWHADPLAHSPARFAAFAADYRAELAIGVASQALDGLIALAREHDRVSLVYGAKDERVNHAVVLLQALTERAALDPGAATSTSSDTSTSTSTT, from the coding sequence ATGGACGTCAGAATCAAACGAGTGTATGCGGCCCCCGCCGCGAGCGATGGCCTGCGCGTACTCGTTGACCGGCTCTGGCCGCGCGGCCTCACCCGTGAGCGCGCGGCCATCGACCTGCAGTGTGCAGCCGTCGCGCCCAGCACCGCGCTGCGGCGCAGCTGGCACGCAGACCCCCTCGCACACTCCCCCGCACGGTTTGCTGCGTTCGCCGCCGACTATCGCGCCGAGCTCGCCATAGGAGTCGCGTCGCAAGCCCTCGATGGCCTCATTGCGCTTGCTCGCGAGCACGATCGGGTGTCCCTCGTGTACGGCGCAAAAGACGAGCGGGTGAACCACGCGGTGGTGTTGCTGCAAGCGCTCACCGAGCGGGCAGCCTTAGATCCGGGCGCAGCGACCAGCACCAGTTCAGACACCAGCACCAGCACCAGCACAACCTGA
- a CDS encoding amino acid ABC transporter permease, which produces MTHTVSAIELDRRAYRRARGRRSVLVSLLSTLVFAAVLVLVLVSSPGWESVRHSFFDFNVAVQAFPRVIEGLWLNVQVLFIAGIGVAILGTLLAVARTLKGAVFTPIRLLAAGYTDLFRGIPVLLVLYLVGFGIPGLELTNWMPPQFWGTIALILCYSAYIAEVLRAGIDAVHPSQRLAARSLGLSHGKTLRLVVLPQAVRKVTPALMNDFVSLQKDVGLISVLGAVDAVRAAQIEVATAYNFTPYVLAGLLFVLMSLPFIRLTDWLTARAQKREQIGGVV; this is translated from the coding sequence TTGACCCACACTGTCAGCGCCATTGAACTGGACCGCCGCGCGTATCGCCGTGCGCGCGGGCGACGCTCGGTGCTTGTGAGCTTGCTCAGCACGCTCGTCTTCGCCGCGGTGCTCGTGCTCGTGCTCGTATCGAGCCCCGGTTGGGAGAGCGTGCGGCACAGCTTCTTTGATTTCAACGTCGCGGTGCAGGCCTTCCCGCGCGTAATCGAGGGCCTGTGGCTCAACGTGCAGGTGCTGTTTATCGCAGGCATCGGTGTGGCGATATTGGGCACCCTGCTCGCGGTGGCCCGCACCCTCAAGGGGGCCGTGTTCACGCCCATTCGGCTCTTGGCGGCCGGCTACACCGACCTGTTTCGCGGTATTCCGGTGCTGCTCGTGCTGTACCTCGTCGGCTTCGGCATCCCCGGCCTCGAGCTCACCAACTGGATGCCCCCGCAGTTCTGGGGCACCATCGCCCTGATCCTGTGCTATTCGGCCTACATCGCCGAGGTGCTGCGCGCGGGCATCGACGCCGTGCACCCCTCGCAGCGGCTCGCCGCTCGTTCGCTCGGCCTGAGCCACGGCAAGACGCTGCGCCTCGTGGTGCTGCCGCAGGCGGTGCGCAAGGTCACCCCCGCGCTGATGAACGACTTTGTATCGTTGCAGAAGGACGTGGGGTTGATCTCGGTGTTGGGCGCGGTGGACGCTGTGCGTGCCGCCCAGATCGAGGTGGCAACGGCCTACAACTTCACGCCGTACGTGCTCGCGGGGCTGCTGTTCGTATTGATGTCGCTGCCGTTCATTCGGCTCACCGACTGGTTGACGGCCCGCGCGCAGAAGCGTGAGCAGATTGGGGGCGTCGTATGA
- a CDS encoding GNAT family N-acetyltransferase, with product MARYLDEAQAAAAGFTIAHEPEAHRFTVTHATAAGPELVGEAHYSLLGETVIDFDHTLVTPTLRGTGLSGLLAQHALSSELAQSRRIAASCWFIEGYLKKHPELRSASTPTDQG from the coding sequence ATGGCTAGATATCTCGATGAAGCACAGGCGGCAGCGGCAGGGTTCACGATTGCGCACGAACCTGAGGCGCACCGGTTCACCGTGACGCACGCGACAGCAGCCGGGCCCGAGCTCGTGGGCGAGGCTCACTACTCGCTGCTCGGTGAGACCGTCATCGATTTTGACCACACGCTGGTCACCCCGACGCTGCGCGGCACCGGGCTTTCTGGGTTGCTGGCGCAGCACGCGCTCTCGAGCGAGCTCGCCCAGAGCCGCCGCATCGCAGCCTCGTGCTGGTTCATTGAGGGCTACCTCAAGAAGCACCCCGAGCTGCGTTCAGCGAGCACGCCGACCGATCAGGGTTAG